A single window of Acidiferrobacterales bacterium DNA harbors:
- the rpmI gene encoding 50S ribosomal protein L35: MPKMKTNKGAAKRFKRTATGKFKRGHSHASHIFTKKSTKRKRGLRKSTLVHSADTSKVQKMLPYA, from the coding sequence ATGCCTAAAATGAAAACGAACAAGGGGGCAGCGAAGCGCTTCAAGCGCACTGCAACCGGAAAATTCAAGCGTGGTCACTCCCACGCTTCCCATATCTTTACCAAGAAGTCAACCAAACGTAAGCGCGGCTTGCGCAAGAGTACGCTCGTGCATTCGGCCGATACGTCGAAAGTTCAGAAAATGTTGCCTTACGCGTAG
- the rplT gene encoding 50S ribosomal protein L20: MPRVKRSVTARARHKKVLKQAKGYRGARKNVFRVAKQAVIKAGQYAYRDRRRKKRDFRSLWIMRINAAARECGMNYSSFMRGLSLASIELDRKSLASIAVHDSETFSRLAEKAKVELSSA, translated from the coding sequence ATGCCAAGGGTAAAACGCAGTGTGACCGCAAGAGCGCGGCACAAGAAAGTATTGAAACAGGCGAAAGGCTATCGAGGAGCCCGAAAGAATGTGTTTCGCGTTGCCAAGCAGGCTGTTATCAAGGCCGGACAATATGCATATCGCGATCGTCGACGCAAGAAAAGGGATTTCAGATCTCTTTGGATCATGCGCATCAACGCAGCCGCTCGCGAATGTGGCATGAACTACAGCAGTTTCATGCGAGGGTTGTCACTGGCCAGCATCGAGCTCGATCGCAAATCCCTCGCTTCCATCGCTGTCCATGACAGCGAGACCTTTTCCAGACTCGCTGAGAAGGCGAAGGTTGAGTTAAGCAGCGCTTAA